The Verrucomicrobiota bacterium genome segment GCGTGTTCAGAAGAACATCCCATTGTAACGTGCTGGGACGCAAGGGGTTGCAAAGATGTGGGTAAAGACAAGGGGTAAACCCTGGGCTAAGGTCCTTTGGCCCTTCAGGCCATCAAACCATCTTCCGGCCTGTTGGACCTACGACTGGTTATACGGTCTAATAGGTGTAACTCCGGCAGGGCACCTGGGAAGGAGGACGAAAATTTACCTCCATGGCCGCCAAATGGTGAAAGGCATACGGCGTGTGCCCACCCTGCCCGTCCTGAACGAGCGCCGCGCCGTGGGGTGCATTCGCGCAAGGGGGGTAGCCCTCGCCGGCTACGCAGGCGGGACCGGGTTCGCCTTTGAGGGAAGGATCACCTCAAAACGGCTGCCTTGCCCGAGTTGTGACTGGACGTGCACTTCCCCTCCGAGCATGCCGGCCAGGCGACGGCTGATGGTTAAACCGAGGCCGGTGCCCTGAACCCCTGGAGGCGGTGTGCCGCGTCCGAATTCGGCAAAGACGGCTTCGAGGTTTTCAGGGGCGATACCGATACCGTTGTCCTCGACAATGATTGACCACCAGCGGGAGTCTCGCGGTGCGAACACCAGCCGGACCCAGCGCTTCGCCTTTTTGGGGTCGTGGTATTTGATGGCATTGGAAACCAGGTTGCCGACCACCTGCCGGAGCCGGCGACGATCACTCTCGACCTTCTTCAGGCTGGCGTCGATCCGGAGTTGGAGGTCGACGCCCGTCTCCCGCGCGTAGAGCCGCCAGGCCGCAATCGCATCTTCTGCAAAGTTTCGGACCTCGAACGTTTCCCATTCGGGGTGCGCGCCGCCTGCCAGGAGCAATCCATATTCCCGTAATTCCTCCAGCAGGGCAGCCATGTCCGCCACGTTGCGTTCACAGAGGGTAAGCATCCGGCGTCGTTCGGTTTCACCCATCCCCTGAAGCCCGGCGGAAATCGCAAAGCCCAGGGCCTGCAGGAGCCCGCCGAGTTCATGGGTGGCGGCCCGCAAAAGCTGCAAGCGTGACGCGTCGATTTCCGCCAGCCGCTGGTTGGCGGTCGCCAGGCATGCGGCCGCTTCTTCGAAAAAGCGTTCGGTCGAAGCCACGGCGGCATCCTCGAAAAAACGGAATAACAGGTCCCGCGCCGGTTTGAGCTCCGTTTCGTTCAGCTCATGCTGCTGCGCGAAGGCGTCCAAGGTCTCAAAGAGAATGATCCGCTGCAGGACACCAAACTCACGAAGCACTTCCCCCGGCCGATAACCTTGCCGTCCACGTTGGCCGCCGTGCTCCCTGGCCGCCTCCATGACCGCCGTCCTGGGCCCGATGCCATCCTGTTCGCGCAAGTAGCGCCCCAGATCGTCGAATACTTTGGGCAGGTGATCGGCTAACTCCTCATCGCTCAGGTGACGGCTCGACGGGAGATCAGAGCTTTGCCGCACGGCATCCAGCCAGAGGCGGGTAAGGCGTTCGCGTTCGTTATTCAGGTGGGCGGTTAGCCTGGGTAGTAGTTCTTCGAGAACCATTAACGGATGAAAAGGTGTTCGCCCGATGCGTTCATGCCTGATGAAAAGGAGCAGGGCCGGTAAACGCAAGCCTTTGTACGTGTTTTCCGCGTCCCGCCAGCATTAAGGCAGACCTCTCATATTCACCGTGGCCGGAATAAGTTGGAACGAACCACGGACGGACGGCATAACAAAGCCGGGTTCGGTCTCCCGTGCCGGCGGGACGCAATACCATGTTTCACCGGGAGAGGCCTGCGGCGAGGGCGGTTGGCCTGGGCTCCCGGTCACCCCTGGCGGGGAGGCGCGAGCGGGTCAATCAGCCCCTTCTTTTGCCCGCCGGGTTACGATTTCCCGCGCCTCTGCGTCGAACTGCCGCTTATCTTCATGGCGGCGGTGATGCAGGTAAAACTCGCCGATCAGGATTTTGCAAAGCGCCGCAGCCGGCACCACCAGGAAAGCGCCGACGGCGCCGAACAACGTTCCCATTGCAAGGGTGAAGAACATGATGATGACGGGATGAAGGTCCATTTGTCTGCCCATCACAAACGGAATCAGCACGTTGGTTTCCACCTGCTGGACGAAGAGAATGGCCAGCAAGGCCAGGAAAAAATGGCTGACTCCCAGGCTGGCCGCCACCAGTAGGGCAGGGACGGCGACAACCACAGGACCGACGATCGGCACGAATTCACCGATGAAGGCGAACACCCCGAAAACGTAGGCCGGTTGCACCCCGACCCAGGCCAGCAGAAGCCCGGTCGTGATGGCGGTGATGACCCCGTTTATCAAGACGCCCCTGGCCCAGGCGTTCATCTGCTCCATCATCCTTAGAAGCGCCCGCCGCGCCTGGGTGCGGTACCGGGGGGAGACAACCTCCAGGAAGCTGGCCACCAGCGGTTGCGGGTTGACGAGCAGGAACACCAGCACGAGCGCGGCCAGCGCCACCAGAATCGAGCCGCCCACAACGCTGAGGGTGGATCGCAGCAGGAAGGTAGCCAGACCGCTGACCTGGGTACCCGCCGCTTGGACCAGATCGCCGGGTTGATCGGGAAAAATCTGTTGGATAAACGGGTAACGTTTCAAGAATTGATCGGCTTGCCCGTAAACGTGCCGCCAAAGCTCGGGGGCTTGTTGGATCAATTGCTGGACCTGATCCAAGAACGGCGGCAGGAGAAAGGAGAAGCCTGCGGCCAGCAAAGCCAGGGTGATCAGGCCGAGCAACGCGACCGCCAGGCCCCGCTTAACGCCGTGCCGCTGGAGCATGACAACGAATGGGTTGAACACCATCGCCAGGATGAGCGTCACGGCAAAAAGGATGAGGACAAACTGCAACCGCGTTGCCAGCATGAAGCCGATCAGCAACAGGGTGATCAGCCCGATCACCCGCCGCAGATCGCCGTAACTGAGCGGCCGGATGGAATCCGAATGGTTGTCTTGGTCCGACATGGTGCCAACAATGCAGGCTTAACCGTCACCAGCCAACTCCGGATGCATTTTCGGGGCTGAACGCAGGGGAACCCCTTTAGCAAATCCAACCCAGCAGGCGGGTGTTTGTTTGGATGGGCGTACGGACGTGACGCCTTAGGAGGGATTGGAGGGCCGGGGGGAACCAGCCGGGGAGGCCTTTCCACCGCGGGTGACCCAAATATAAAACAATATTATTTTAAGTTGCATTTTTTCGAGGCATTCGCTAAGCGTGCAAGGACTGGCGGCGCCATCGAGACCGTTCCGGTGCGCGACCCGGAGGGGTGGAGTTCCCGGCGCCGGTGGGAAGATACGCCTGCAAACTCGCGCGAATCGGTTCGCACCAAAAAATGAT includes the following:
- a CDS encoding sensor histidine kinase, whose protein sequence is MVLEELLPRLTAHLNNERERLTRLWLDAVRQSSDLPSSRHLSDEELADHLPKVFDDLGRYLREQDGIGPRTAVMEAAREHGGQRGRQGYRPGEVLREFGVLQRIILFETLDAFAQQHELNETELKPARDLLFRFFEDAAVASTERFFEEAAACLATANQRLAEIDASRLQLLRAATHELGGLLQALGFAISAGLQGMGETERRRMLTLCERNVADMAALLEELREYGLLLAGGAHPEWETFEVRNFAEDAIAAWRLYARETGVDLQLRIDASLKKVESDRRRLRQVVGNLVSNAIKYHDPKKAKRWVRLVFAPRDSRWWSIIVEDNGIGIAPENLEAVFAEFGRGTPPPGVQGTGLGLTISRRLAGMLGGEVHVQSQLGQGSRFEVILPSKANPVPPA
- a CDS encoding AI-2E family transporter; its protein translation is MSDQDNHSDSIRPLSYGDLRRVIGLITLLLIGFMLATRLQFVLILFAVTLILAMVFNPFVVMLQRHGVKRGLAVALLGLITLALLAAGFSFLLPPFLDQVQQLIQQAPELWRHVYGQADQFLKRYPFIQQIFPDQPGDLVQAAGTQVSGLATFLLRSTLSVVGGSILVALAALVLVFLLVNPQPLVASFLEVVSPRYRTQARRALLRMMEQMNAWARGVLINGVITAITTGLLLAWVGVQPAYVFGVFAFIGEFVPIVGPVVVAVPALLVAASLGVSHFFLALLAILFVQQVETNVLIPFVMGRQMDLHPVIIMFFTLAMGTLFGAVGAFLVVPAAALCKILIGEFYLHHRRHEDKRQFDAEAREIVTRRAKEGAD